From one Lotus japonicus ecotype B-129 chromosome 3, LjGifu_v1.2 genomic stretch:
- the LOC130747242 gene encoding heavy metal-associated isoprenylated plant protein 3-like isoform X1, producing the protein MLLMMLQKKIHTDGGENHDAGKKDDTTTTVVLKVDMHCEGCASKIVKNLRAFKGVETVKAESNTGKVTVSGKVDPTKLRDSLAEKIKKKVELVSPQPKKEKEKAENKDKDTETNNKAEKKTEEKKINKDKQAVTTAVLKVPLHCQGCIDRIGKFVLKTKGVEEMSMDKEKDTVTVKGTMEVKALVGNLTERLRKKVEVVPPKKDKDNDNKEEGAGGGKKKNKGNGGGEGGGDNNEKDEGVDGKLIEHNMRGYLAPAAAFGFGGYGYNNGYGYGPYAGGNIGGGYNYGPPGPVHPEQFHHFQLMHAQQPPPHQMFSDENPNACSVM; encoded by the exons ATGTTGTTGATGATGTTGCAGAAGAAGATCCATACCGACGGCGGCGAAAACCACGATGCCGGAAAGAAAGacgacaccaccaccaccgtggTCTTGAAAGTCGACATGCATTGCGAGGGTTGCGCTTCCAAAATCGTCAAAAACCTTCGCGCTTTCAAAG GTGTGGAGACGGTGAAGGCGGAGAGCAACACCGGGAAGGTGACAGTTTCCGGCAAAGTGGACCCCACAAAGTTGAGGGATAGCCTGGCGGAGAAGATAAAGAAGAAGGTGGAGCTGGTGTCTCCGCAGccgaagaaggagaaggagaaggcggAGAACAAAGACAAAGACACTGAAACCAACAACAAAGCAGAGAAGAAAACTGAAGAGAAGAAAATCAACAAAGACAAACAG GCGGTGACTACGGCGGTTCTTAAGGTGCCACTGCACTGCCAGGGATGCATTGACAGGATTGGCAAGTTTGTGTTGAAAACCAAAG GAGTTGAAGAAATGTCCATGGACAAGGAAAAGGATACGGTGACAGTGAAGGGGACAATGGAAGTGAAAGCACTTGTGGGGAATCTGACAGAGAGgctgaggaagaaggttgaGGTGGTCCCTCCAAAGAAAGACAAGGACAAtgacaacaaggaagaaggtgctggtggtggcaagaagaagaacaagggcaatggtggtggtgaaggaggaggagataaTAATGAGAAAGATGAGGGGGTAGATGGCAAGTTAATAGAACACAACATGAGGGGATATTTGGCTCCTGCTGCAGCATTTGGGTTTGGTGGTTATGGTTATAATAATGGGTATGGATATGGACCCTATGCTGGTGGCAACATTGGTGGCGGCTATAACTATGGACCGCCAGGACCAGTTCATCCGGAGCAGTTTCATCACTTTCAGTTAATGCATGCACAACAACCACCACCTCACCAAATGTTCAGTGATGAGAATCCGAATGCTTGTTCTGTCATGTGA
- the LOC130747243 gene encoding ABC transporter F family member 1-like isoform X1 translates to MVSEASKKKAAQKKVAAAAKRGGKAAAAAVARAVSAKAADKVADAVADIHISDRTCTGVLCSHPLSRDIRIESLSVTFHGHDLIVDSELELNYGRRYGLLGLNGCGKSTLLTAIGCRELPIPEHMDIYHLTREIEASDMSALEAVISCDEERLRLEKEAEVLAAQEDGGGENLERVYERLEALDAATAEKRAAEILHGLGFNKEMQAKKTRDFSGGWRMRIALSRALFINPTILLLDEPTNHLDLEACVWLEENLKKFDRILVVISHSQDFLNGVCTNIIHMQNKKLKFYSGNYDQYVQTRTELEENQMKQYRWEQEQIASMKEYIARFGHGSAKLARQAQSKEKTLAKMERGGLTEKVVKDRVLVFRFTDVGKLPPPVLQFVQVTFGYSPDNLIYKNIDFGVDLDSRVALVGPNGAGKSTLLKLMTGDLIPNDGMVRRHNHLRIAQFHQHLAEKLDLELSALQFMMKEYPGNEEERMRAAIGRFGLSGKAQVMPMKNLSDGQRSRVIFAWLAWRQPHLLLLDEPTNHLDIETIDSLAEALNEWDGGMVLVSHDFRLINQVAHEIWVCADQTVTRWDGDIMAFKEHLRSKAGLSD, encoded by the exons ATGGTGTCCGAGGCCAGCAAGAAAAAGGCTGCACAAAAGAAGGTCGCCGCCGCCGCTAAAAGAGGCGGCAAGGCTGCTGCTGCCGCCGTAGCCCGCGCAGTTTCTGCCAAAGCTGCAGACAAAGTCGCCGACGCAGTCGCCGATATTCACATATCAGATCGCACATGCACCGGCGTCCTCTGCTCCCACCCTCTCTCCAGAGATATTAGG ATAGAGTCTCTATCAGTCACCTTCCATGGTCATGATCTTATAGTTGATTCTGAATTGGAGCTGAATTATGGAAG GCGTTATGGTTTACTTGGATTAAATGGTTGTGGGAAGTCTACTCTGCTTACTGCGATAGGTTGTCGAGAACTTCCAATTCCTGAGCACATGGATATTTATCACCTTACCAGGGAAATTGAAGCTTCTGATATGTCTGCTTTGGAAGCTGTCATAAGCTGTGATGAGGAAAGGTTGAGATTGGAGAAAGAAGCTGAAGTTTTGGCGGCACAG GAAGATGGAGGTGGTGAAAACCTTGAACGTGTTTATGAACGATTGGAAGCTCTAGATGCAGCAACTGCAGAAAAGCGTGCTGCTGAAATCTTACATGGTCTTGGTTTCAACAAGGAGATGCAGGCAAAGAAGACACGTGATTTTTCTGGTGGCTGGAGAATGAGGATTGCATTGTCACGAGCTTTATTTATCAACCCAACCATTCTTCTACTTGATGAACCAACTAATCATCTTG ATTTGGAAGCTTGTGTGTGGCTggaggagaacttgaagaagTTTGACCGTATTCTGGTTGTGATTTCACACTCTCAGGACTTCCTTAATGGTGTATGCACTAATATTATCCACATGCAAAACAAAAAGCTGAAGTTCTACAGTGGTAACTACGATCAATATGTTCAGACACGTACTGAGTTGGAAGAGAATCAGATGAAGCAGTACAGGTGGGAGCAAGAGCAGATTGCCTCAATGAAGGAATATATTGCCCGATTTGGTCATGGTTCAGCAAAACTAGCTCGCCAGGCACAGAGTAAAGAGAAAACACTGGCAAAAATGGAACGAGGTGGACTTACAGAAAAGGTGGTCAAAGACAGAGTTTTGGTGTTCCGTTTTACTGATGTGGGAAAACTTCCCCCTCCTGTTCTGCAGTTTGTTCAGGTGACTTTTGGTTACTCTCCTGACAATCTCATCTACAAAAACATTGACTTTGGGGTCGACTTAGACTCTAGGGTTGCACTGGTTGGACCCAATGGTGCTGGAAAGAGTACACTGCTGAAGTTAATGACAGGTGATTTGATTCCTAATGATGGCATGGTCCGGCGCCATAATCATCTTCGAATTGCACAATTTCACCAGCACTTGGCTGAGAAGCTAGACTTGGAGTTGTCTGCTCTCCAGTTTATGATGAAAGAATACCCTGGAAATGAGGAAGAGAGAATGAGGGCAGCTATTGGGAGGTTTGGGCTGTCAGGTAAAGCCCAGGTGATGCCCATGAAGAACTTGTCAGATGGGCAAAGGAGTCGAGTGATATTCGCGTGGCTAGCTTGGAGGCAGCCTCATCTGCTACTTCTGGATGAGCCAACTAATCATTTGGATATCGAGACAATCGACTCATTGGCTGAGGCATTGAATGAATGGGACGGTGGCATGGTGCTTGTTAGCCATGATTTTAGGCTCATAAACCAGGTGGCCCATGAGATATGGGTGTGTGCTGATCAAACTGTGACCCGCTGGGACGGTGACATTATGGCTTTCAAGGAGCATCTAAGGTCAAAGGCAGGTTTATCTGACTGA
- the LOC130747243 gene encoding ABC transporter F family member 1-like isoform X2 yields MLPKAKYSPSTNSFKIESLSVTFHGHDLIVDSELELNYGRRYGLLGLNGCGKSTLLTAIGCRELPIPEHMDIYHLTREIEASDMSALEAVISCDEERLRLEKEAEVLAAQEDGGGENLERVYERLEALDAATAEKRAAEILHGLGFNKEMQAKKTRDFSGGWRMRIALSRALFINPTILLLDEPTNHLDLEACVWLEENLKKFDRILVVISHSQDFLNGVCTNIIHMQNKKLKFYSGNYDQYVQTRTELEENQMKQYRWEQEQIASMKEYIARFGHGSAKLARQAQSKEKTLAKMERGGLTEKVVKDRVLVFRFTDVGKLPPPVLQFVQVTFGYSPDNLIYKNIDFGVDLDSRVALVGPNGAGKSTLLKLMTGDLIPNDGMVRRHNHLRIAQFHQHLAEKLDLELSALQFMMKEYPGNEEERMRAAIGRFGLSGKAQVMPMKNLSDGQRSRVIFAWLAWRQPHLLLLDEPTNHLDIETIDSLAEALNEWDGGMVLVSHDFRLINQVAHEIWVCADQTVTRWDGDIMAFKEHLRSKAGLSD; encoded by the exons ATGTTGCCAAAGGCCAAATACTCACCTAGTACAAATTCTTTCAAG ATAGAGTCTCTATCAGTCACCTTCCATGGTCATGATCTTATAGTTGATTCTGAATTGGAGCTGAATTATGGAAG GCGTTATGGTTTACTTGGATTAAATGGTTGTGGGAAGTCTACTCTGCTTACTGCGATAGGTTGTCGAGAACTTCCAATTCCTGAGCACATGGATATTTATCACCTTACCAGGGAAATTGAAGCTTCTGATATGTCTGCTTTGGAAGCTGTCATAAGCTGTGATGAGGAAAGGTTGAGATTGGAGAAAGAAGCTGAAGTTTTGGCGGCACAG GAAGATGGAGGTGGTGAAAACCTTGAACGTGTTTATGAACGATTGGAAGCTCTAGATGCAGCAACTGCAGAAAAGCGTGCTGCTGAAATCTTACATGGTCTTGGTTTCAACAAGGAGATGCAGGCAAAGAAGACACGTGATTTTTCTGGTGGCTGGAGAATGAGGATTGCATTGTCACGAGCTTTATTTATCAACCCAACCATTCTTCTACTTGATGAACCAACTAATCATCTTG ATTTGGAAGCTTGTGTGTGGCTggaggagaacttgaagaagTTTGACCGTATTCTGGTTGTGATTTCACACTCTCAGGACTTCCTTAATGGTGTATGCACTAATATTATCCACATGCAAAACAAAAAGCTGAAGTTCTACAGTGGTAACTACGATCAATATGTTCAGACACGTACTGAGTTGGAAGAGAATCAGATGAAGCAGTACAGGTGGGAGCAAGAGCAGATTGCCTCAATGAAGGAATATATTGCCCGATTTGGTCATGGTTCAGCAAAACTAGCTCGCCAGGCACAGAGTAAAGAGAAAACACTGGCAAAAATGGAACGAGGTGGACTTACAGAAAAGGTGGTCAAAGACAGAGTTTTGGTGTTCCGTTTTACTGATGTGGGAAAACTTCCCCCTCCTGTTCTGCAGTTTGTTCAGGTGACTTTTGGTTACTCTCCTGACAATCTCATCTACAAAAACATTGACTTTGGGGTCGACTTAGACTCTAGGGTTGCACTGGTTGGACCCAATGGTGCTGGAAAGAGTACACTGCTGAAGTTAATGACAGGTGATTTGATTCCTAATGATGGCATGGTCCGGCGCCATAATCATCTTCGAATTGCACAATTTCACCAGCACTTGGCTGAGAAGCTAGACTTGGAGTTGTCTGCTCTCCAGTTTATGATGAAAGAATACCCTGGAAATGAGGAAGAGAGAATGAGGGCAGCTATTGGGAGGTTTGGGCTGTCAGGTAAAGCCCAGGTGATGCCCATGAAGAACTTGTCAGATGGGCAAAGGAGTCGAGTGATATTCGCGTGGCTAGCTTGGAGGCAGCCTCATCTGCTACTTCTGGATGAGCCAACTAATCATTTGGATATCGAGACAATCGACTCATTGGCTGAGGCATTGAATGAATGGGACGGTGGCATGGTGCTTGTTAGCCATGATTTTAGGCTCATAAACCAGGTGGCCCATGAGATATGGGTGTGTGCTGATCAAACTGTGACCCGCTGGGACGGTGACATTATGGCTTTCAAGGAGCATCTAAGGTCAAAGGCAGGTTTATCTGACTGA
- the LOC130747242 gene encoding heavy metal-associated isoprenylated plant protein 3-like isoform X2, with amino-acid sequence MGAKKIHTDGGENHDAGKKDDTTTTVVLKVDMHCEGCASKIVKNLRAFKGVETVKAESNTGKVTVSGKVDPTKLRDSLAEKIKKKVELVSPQPKKEKEKAENKDKDTETNNKAEKKTEEKKINKDKQAVTTAVLKVPLHCQGCIDRIGKFVLKTKGVEEMSMDKEKDTVTVKGTMEVKALVGNLTERLRKKVEVVPPKKDKDNDNKEEGAGGGKKKNKGNGGGEGGGDNNEKDEGVDGKLIEHNMRGYLAPAAAFGFGGYGYNNGYGYGPYAGGNIGGGYNYGPPGPVHPEQFHHFQLMHAQQPPPHQMFSDENPNACSVM; translated from the exons ATGGGCGCG AAGAAGATCCATACCGACGGCGGCGAAAACCACGATGCCGGAAAGAAAGacgacaccaccaccaccgtggTCTTGAAAGTCGACATGCATTGCGAGGGTTGCGCTTCCAAAATCGTCAAAAACCTTCGCGCTTTCAAAG GTGTGGAGACGGTGAAGGCGGAGAGCAACACCGGGAAGGTGACAGTTTCCGGCAAAGTGGACCCCACAAAGTTGAGGGATAGCCTGGCGGAGAAGATAAAGAAGAAGGTGGAGCTGGTGTCTCCGCAGccgaagaaggagaaggagaaggcggAGAACAAAGACAAAGACACTGAAACCAACAACAAAGCAGAGAAGAAAACTGAAGAGAAGAAAATCAACAAAGACAAACAG GCGGTGACTACGGCGGTTCTTAAGGTGCCACTGCACTGCCAGGGATGCATTGACAGGATTGGCAAGTTTGTGTTGAAAACCAAAG GAGTTGAAGAAATGTCCATGGACAAGGAAAAGGATACGGTGACAGTGAAGGGGACAATGGAAGTGAAAGCACTTGTGGGGAATCTGACAGAGAGgctgaggaagaaggttgaGGTGGTCCCTCCAAAGAAAGACAAGGACAAtgacaacaaggaagaaggtgctggtggtggcaagaagaagaacaagggcaatggtggtggtgaaggaggaggagataaTAATGAGAAAGATGAGGGGGTAGATGGCAAGTTAATAGAACACAACATGAGGGGATATTTGGCTCCTGCTGCAGCATTTGGGTTTGGTGGTTATGGTTATAATAATGGGTATGGATATGGACCCTATGCTGGTGGCAACATTGGTGGCGGCTATAACTATGGACCGCCAGGACCAGTTCATCCGGAGCAGTTTCATCACTTTCAGTTAATGCATGCACAACAACCACCACCTCACCAAATGTTCAGTGATGAGAATCCGAATGCTTGTTCTGTCATGTGA